Part of the Mytilus trossulus isolate FHL-02 chromosome 2, PNRI_Mtr1.1.1.hap1, whole genome shotgun sequence genome is shown below.
TGCTGATTTTTTATATCGTGTAAGTAATAATATTTAGATATCTAGATCATGAATAAATAACTGTTTTGATAATATTACTGAACAgagttttgaaaaaagagtTTCATTTCATACCCCTTAGTTATTGGAAAATACACAGACAAGGGggtttaaaagaaaatcatgtaattttgtttcaaatgtgATGATACATATATGATAGTCATAGTAAAGGaaaataaagaagaagaaaTTTCCGACGTGAATTTGAGCATAAATTTCGCAAATTGTTTAGATCAATTCAGCGATGGCAAAGATTTTAATTGACGAAGATGTTTCGataaacatgtttcaataaaatatcCTAATATGCTTATCAATCCTTTTCCAAGCAATTTAAATCTTATAATTGCTATATTAATAACGATAGTTACAAAAAACTAACCAAATCATTctcatcaaaatatatattctcATAAGAATCAATGCTTATCCATGAGTTGctttttgaattgaaaatcCTAAGAACTGGCTCATGGAAAAATCTcatgtttgatttattgaacGGGACTGCTACTTTTAAGTATCCCTGTAATATAAATCGATATTTACATGCATGattatacatatattgaaaaaagtaaataaaagaaaatggcAATGATggtatatcaaataaacatgCATGTCATGAAATGTTGCTTTATTCCGTTCGCTATGGAATGATATGCCTGATAatttaattaagaattgaatgcttctttttgtaaatttattgggtggtaaaagcgttgaccgaagtacatttcaTTCCGCGCTTCAtcctaaaaatgtacgcacggtcaacgcttttacaaccctataaagtttcaaaaagaagtattcaatacttataattacattttttttgctaaaattatgaaaacacgatttttatccagtttaatttaattcacctgtgcacttttttgtgggacctcgtgtcatcatgcatgataaatgttattgtctgatgcaattgtttacggaataacatgttagccaatcagaataacgtattataatgaaacttacatctaatgtaattattacatTGTATTCCCTGTAAATCACATCGTTGTGGGCTAAATTGTTGTTGATGTTTTAAGTCATATGTTTTTTGACACAATGGTTTTGAAataattgacatgaaattgatgAATACATGTACCAATCGGATGACCGGACGGaataattttgtatatgtatatataagaaTTCTCCGGATAAtgtaaagtaaaatattaaaatctacACCAGTTTATACTGATATAAAAGTCGGTAAATATTATATCATACGACATTAAATCTTTTCCTCATACATACAAAAACTAGTTTTGAATGTAAACATATATCTCGTTCATGAAATGAatcaaaaatcattcaaaatcaCATCGAACACATGAATAATACTTAACCCTTACACAATTCTATGTGAAAAActatcaataaaatacaaaatatttcattaagaaGTTCACATTTTATGCTTTCAGATCGCTGGTAAACATGACAATCGGTGATTATACATTGTAAGCTTTCAAAGTTTTAAGCTTTGAATGTTTCTGATGAAGTTGAACCCAAAAGTTCCCTTGAGACGCATGCAATTATTTAAGTGTTTGTTAAAGAAATGAAATGGACGTTTACTAACAGTAAACATGACTTACCTCCCTTACTGCCTGATCACCCTGGATTtgaatttttacaatatttccaATCAATATCTCATAAGTTTCGACTGTGTTTGGAAAAGAAGATGGTTTTTGAATTTCGCAATCAAATGAAATAGGCGGCTGCTTCTCTTCGTCGACTAAAACAATACACCCTACTGTCTCATCACCGAATATGTCATTTGCTTtacatctaaaattaaatacacattttaGTTAGATATAACTTTTCATCTACGATGTATAGCAAATCAGGATATAAGAAACTACATATCTTACTAGACTATCAAAATCTATACAAGTACTGCGTTCAAGTtaaactccgaagaaaattcaaaatggataGTCCCTAATCGAATTGctaaatcaaaagcttaaaaacatcaaatgaatgTAGAAAAACTagttcaggttttttttttgtatgtcgaatttggaaaaaatgtttCTCCATTAACTGATTTCcagttataattttttaaattgtgttatTTTCACACAAAAGTATTGACAACGCAATCAAATAACTGAGACCTTGCACCCTATTGGTGcgtttattttgttgattagTACATGTTAAAGGTCGATCGCTAAAACATGACTTGTGTGTGTCAAAACAAATCAGGGGGATATCTGCAGTTTAAATCCCGTTTTCTTCATATGTTCTGTTCAAGGGCAATAGTTATatgaaatgttaaataaaaaaaacaaactccgaggaaaactcaaaacagaaagtccgaaaccaaatggtaaaataaaacgCTCGAActcatttagttttctatgttgtggcatgtgtactattgtttgtctgtttgtctttttcattttaagccatagCGTTGTGAGTTTATTtgagatttatgagtttgactgtccctttggtatctttcgtcccttttttaaaCGAATTGAttacaactatcatattcctgactttgtataGGCATTTTGctatgtaaaaaatggtggatttataGTTAACTTAACCTCTCACTGGTATGACAGTCCATTGTTTTGACAACGacgtgtgaacaaaacagaacagacataaaaggtaaaaatgtcaaaaaaagggAAAAGCCATGCACAATCTCGATTTAAAATATAACGCTGATAATATAACTTTTCAtcaacttcattttttttaaaggacttTCCTTCACATGTATAGTGTAACGACAATCCACGTATGCATCATCTATGAAAAATGATGAATGGGAATAAATGAAGATAAACGTCAATGGTACCGGCATATttctataacaaaaaaatatttataactatataaCGAAAACAAAACAACTTACACGTGATTTTTAAATCTGGATACATTTGCCTGCCATACGAGATCTATGACGTCATCGAGAATGGTAGAAATAACATCATTTGCAATTTCTGTAAAGATATTTGAAGAAGTCAATGATTTGATATTGGTATATAGATAATGAATTTTTGAGCAATTGGTTTGATAATATGCAAACTGCAATTGTTTCCCTTAacgattttaaatttcaatatcttTGATATGTATTGTCTTATTAATGAGTTTTGTCATCGCGCTGCTATTCAAAAACACACGATTGAAATGTCATCAGTCTCATtattaaaaagatttataaaaattatgaaaaactaAACTAACAAATGTGTCACTATCGTGCATTTAATGATGATTAAACTTTAGCAATATTTTTGATATCtaaattaaaatgcatttttttttaatgaatattgatatttgtcataaactttgcatttgaattttaacatttaactgCTATAAATTGTTATCGACAAAATTGAGTCTCTATAGTGCATTTAATGTTGATGacgctttatttatgtttccatatttaatctaaaataaaatcctTCAATTCATATTAAAATTGTGTGTTAACtttgcatttatattttttaatcattcaacAGATATCAATTTTGATCGCCAATAGATATGTATTTATCTGAATAGCAGACGTCatgaacaataaaatttatgattAATGTGTAATTGATGACACTTCAAAACATTCATTACCCTTTTTCCTTTACATATTATACATAAACActtttataaatcataaattcatatttgattttcaaaccGTTAACATTTGAGGAGAATGATTAGATTTCCCAAATGTAAGGTATTTCAATCTTGTTAGCTATATGGTAAATGCATTTACCTCTTTCTGTGTACTCATATTCACTCAATGGTGTTCTATTGCTTAAAGTACTCGATAAAGTAAAGTCAGTCCTCCGTGAATTTCCCGATAACATTACAGATTTACGTGGTTTCGGTTTATCATCTCCTTCGTCAACTTCTTTTTCAGCGTTGAAAACTTCATCATCGCTCCCAGCTTCATCTGAATCACTATCGTCATCAACATCGGGGATTTGGAGTTCATCTTTAGATTCTTCAACATTTACATTTCTGATATCCTTGTCTTGACCACTGTCTATAAATTTAACTCCTTCACTTTGTAAAGACATTTTTGCTTCTCCATTCTTTCTAAAATCCGAAAATGTATCTCGTGTACAGTTACCATGCTGACCCAGTCTGTTGTTTTTAGACACAGTCAAACATTGCGTGTTCTCATTAATTATTGTCTTAAAACAGGTATTAAAGGAATTATAACTATCATTCTTTTGTTGAGTTTGGTACATTCCCTCTATTATTGTGTTATTTATTGTGCATAATTTATTATCAGAAGAAGCTTGGGAAAATTTGACGTTTGGAATATTTCTAACGTTATTCAACTGTTTCGGCAATACTTTATTTCGAATATCCCGTGATTTTGAATGAGAATTTGCTTTGCGTGTTCTTAGTTGACCAGTGTCATTCTGGTCTTGACCTCGATGTTTGTGACATCTACAGTTACTGTATAATTCATCCCGACATTTTGCCAAACTTTTGGGTTTTGATTGCAGTTGATTACCGTTATTATTGCTACTATCAGTGTTAAATTTTATGTTAGATCTTTTGAAAGAGTATTCATGCTGTATTGTtccattttgtttcattttttggtcACTATTCATTCGAAGTGGTAcgcttttctttttcttgattGATTGTTCCACATTGTTAACGTTTGTTTGGTCAGCGATTATTGTTCTATATGCAATATAACCGACAGTACCGTTTGGTGTTTTAACATTTAGGTACTTctcatttttctttcttatgtcTTTATATTTAACTGACGCTATATCTTCTTTCAATTCTCTGTTAGGACTTTTCCTACAACGTTTTATGTCCTTTTCGTTTGTTGTCATGGTATCTGAACAAATATGTTTTCCATTAGAAATTTCTTGAACGTGTATACACTTGTCATCCTCGTCAAGTCTATATGATGAATAATGAGAAAGTTTGTCTAAGATCTTCATAGTTTCGTACTTATTAGTAATACCGTTTCGACCTAGATCACTATGACTACACATATGATAATTGTTCACGTTCTCTCTTCCGAATGACATTGTTTCCTTATTTATTTCTTTCGATTCAGAATCTAAGCTACGGCCATGCACAAAATCACCTGTTTTATCATCGATTTCACTTACTTTTTGGCCCTCATCATAAATATTATCATAAGGAAGCTTATATGAATATAACATTGATAATGTTCTGCTTGAGCTTTTAGCCTCAGTAATGCGGTCATACTGTAGAGGCATATTACTTGAAGAATCGGTTTTGCTTTTCAATTCTCCTTTTGCATttaacattttatcattttttatgctACATAtgcttttatgttttgattCATTGGTGAAATTGTTATTAGTTGTGGAATTGCTTTTAAGACAATTTTTACGCATTTGATCTTCTCTTGCAACATGTTCTAGACTTCCTTGATTACTGTCATTCTGGTTTTCCAAATAACAAGAATTATGTGTAtttgttacactattgttttcATATGCTATTTCATTTTGATCGGTAGCATGTTTGGCATTTTCTGAACTTTTATTATAGATGCCATGTGCACAAACTGATGTCTTCACATCAGAATAAAATTCACAATTTTTGGACTCCTCATCGTTTGGCGTGTCAACATCCTCAGtttttgaataattcatttTGGACTCATTTTCTCGGTGTAATGTTTTTGCTGtactttttacttttactgtttcGTTGACAGACTGCTTTAATATGATGTGGTTGCATATCAATTTATCATCAAGTGAGGTGTTTTCATCAATATGTTTGATTGTGTCGCTCATATTATCAAGAAAATTGgattcttttccattttctgaCAATTCTGATATTTGTTCATTAACAGCACGATCAGAAGTATTAGAGGTAACtgaattattttctgataataccTGTTCGTCCGGTTCATTGCATTGATGATCATTTTTAACATTGGCATTATCATCAAAATGTATGTGATTTATGTGAGCTTTATCTAAAAGATGAATTTTTTCAACGTTTTTAATTGAATGGTCTTCTGATAATTTTTGATTGCTTTGTTGATGatcattttcttctttttcatgaAATTGACATTCCCCAGATCCATTGGAAGCCGTCGTTTCAACTTTCGGTtcactttttatcaaattgtcatCTAGTGGCACATGGTTATTTATTTCAACAGTGTTGccatttaaattgtaaatttcgTCTGTTTTAGGTATTAAACAAGAAGAAACAGCTCTGCGCATCATGGTCAAATCTCTATAAACGTCATGTAAagtgtatttctttttatactttaaaGGTGAAAATACATTTACGCCAGCGTATGGTAGATGTTTTGGAAGACTCAGCGTCTGACCGTTTTGAGCAAAACGATGCGTGATTCCATTTTCCGTTGGAACAGTACACCGACGTCCTTGAGATACCGTTTCACTAAAATGCCGTTCATCATTCTCATTTGCACttgaaattaaaacatgtccatttatattttcttttgaaacttTAGATGCGACtattgtggaaagttgtcttttAAGTTTAGGTGTGCTTTTTCTGGACGCTAAAATAGCAGCTGCTGATGGCCAACGTTTCTCACGTTTTAATTCTCCTGTATTTTGGCACATATCGGACCCGAATATCtttcttgtttttgaaaaacGTCTCGACAATCTACATTGTTCTAATTCTTCAGCCAGATTAGACATTTGCGTTTCTCCAATTTTTGTTTCTCGTTGTGGACTGACTGGATACATGCTATTCGAAGTAGAAGTAGACGGCAAAGATATATTGTCAATACTTTCTGGCTCCAGTAGCATCTTCCGGATTCTTTCTTTCTTCTCATCGCTCAAGTCCGTCCTATTTTGGCAAATTTCTAACGCTAGTCTTTGAACGTCATTCATTTTTACCTGTATctgaaaaacaaacattcaaaaataataaagaatacaACATTACTTTGTAAGAACCTGTAATTGCAAGTTTTTGTATGGTTATTAATTCATGAATTTAGTTTAGGTTACTAATATTAATGTATGTGTTAACCAGCTTAAAACCCTAATGGATGTAACAGATAGAGAGAACATTTATAGCAGATGCAAGAGTAGATATTAGCTATCTCACTTGTTAGTAACATTTAGTACCCACCCATCATTTGATCTTAATATCAACTGTCTTATCTGAACAGGCTTGCAGTCAATACATGACTGTTAAGTAGCGTTTCGTGCAATTCAGTGTGATGTTGATATAAGTAAATAACAACTACTGAACCTACAGTGAACATATTTGGTTGACTACAAGCGAATTGTCGGAACAGAACTGTATTTACAGCAgtgtttagatataaaaatgCGTTAATAATTCATTGTTAAGTCTTAAAAAGTGCTGATCAGTTTCAAGTCTCAAATGAACACACGTATGACAGAAAGACGTACAGTTTTATCTAGTCCATTActtgaaaacaaattgacacTGAATTCAACGAAGACAACATGATATCTTGCATCAACAACGACTTCTAAATAggcaaaataaaacattcatacCAAACATATGTCTCAGGCTGAACagacaaatacatatatttgcAAGCTTTATCTTGAATTGATAGTACTAAGATATTACCAGTATATTTCAAGCTATTGTAGAGCAAGAATAGGTTTTTACTAGTTACGTACAATGAAATCTATCCATTCAATCAGTTCAACCTCAATAAACTATTATGTTGCTATGTTCGTGAAATCCTGGTCTATTTTGTTCAAGTATAGAATTAAGATTTTCAAACATCAAAGACTATTAAGGAAAATTTACCTAATTAAGTTAAAGACACAATGTGTCTCAGAATATTATAACCTGCTTTATATTCGCTGTGTATTTGCATGTAACAAACAGACATACGGTCGATCTGATACATTTATAAGTGAATTAAACTATTCATCActtcttttatttgaatggaAGGATTTGATCATTATTCTGTTAATAGAATTACATCCCCCAAAAAGGAAATGGGAAGAAACAAAACTAGGATTTTAGGTTCACTAGTTTTCTACTTTTATATATTAGTATctattttgcatattttacaCACATAACCTTTTAGGTCTTTATCCTTCCTCCGCCTTGTTTTCCCTGATTACATTTTACGTACTTCCTTTGCATAAATTATGAAAAGGTCAGATGACAACAAAAGTATCATGTGCAATTTTACATAAGAACTCAAATGACGCGGCACGGAATCTGCATGATGAcgtatgtattttaatttttgtctctTCAAATTGTAAATGATGATCTTTTggattctttttcatttgtctaACGATCAGGAAAGTCTTTCGACGTGACTTATCTTACACGTaggaataattttaaatcttttattatatTACAATAACAAGTAATTGATACAGTCCAGCAGAAATGGGTTATATAAGATGTTTGTtttctactgtggattcattattattcgttggataccaattttcatgagTTTCGTCAGTAGAGATtgtaaaaccacgaaattcaGTATCCACGTCAAGGCAAATTGAtctcaatccacaaaaaatgatacctacgaaaataaatgaatccacataTTATCCTCCTCTTAAACTGTGTGATATTTATTTCATCTAAAACTCGAGTTAAACTGCCACATtcctatttatttcatttttagttgTTAATTAAAACTGTTAACGCAAGACGTTTTCTaggtataattttgtattttcacatATATGTTTAAGATATCGTGCTGGGAAAATTGAAAAGGTAACAGCATGTACATTGTCATTGCAATTATTAGCAATCAAGTGATCGACAAAGTTTGCATTTGTTATTAATGGAAAGAAATATATTCCAATAACTTTATCGGGGTCAAGCACATAAAAACTATTACGAACTAGTTTTTGTTACAATACTGTACTAGTAAAATGTATTTCAGTGTATTTTACTGTATCATAACAGATATTATAGTCGAGAGAACAGAATAACCGTGGCACAAAATACGAGGTGTGCTAGTAATTACAGCCTTAACactgaacaaaataaatttatattgccATTCCTTTTGGTGaactatgttctatttaataaatagttttcaaaatgtAGCAACTGATAATTGTGTCTTAAGTACGAAACCTGaaattatctatttaaaaaaaaatgtacgacATTAGGGTTTAccatttttcaaaacatctgtaaataaactcaacaTAGATACCAGGTTGATAAATTAAACAGCAATCTAGACTTACAGTATATAGATAAGtagatgtaggaagatgtggtgtgagtgccaatgagacaactctccatccaaagaacaatttaaaaagtaaaccattataggttaaagtacggccttcaacacatagccttggctcacaccgaacaacaaactataaaggggcccaaaattactagtgtaaaaccattcaaacgggaaaaccaacggtctaatctatataaacaaaacgagaaacgagaaacacgtatatattacataaacaaacgacaaatactgtacatcagattcctgacttaggacaggtgcaaacatttgcagcgggattaaacgttttaatggatccaaaccttcttcctttttctgaaacaatagcataacatcacaacatagaaaaacacacgataaaatatcaattgccagacttaactcaatcaaaaaacgtatgattacacaatgaacgaataaatttgatctgaaAACAAAACAGATAAATTTACCATGATAAAGGTTGATACATCCGGTATCTTCAGAAAACGTTCGATTTTCTTCTGTGATCAAAATCATGCTTCGTAGTATGATACATTGATTCGAAGATTATTTCGACTTCAAATTAGTTGAACACCGGCACGTACTTTTCCATTATACTTACAATGAACAAAGAACTTAAATcatgcaaaaacaaaataaataaaaactctATCTGTAATGAGGATTGGATAATCATGATACTCAAAAATCGGTATTGATTTTCGAAGTTAATTGTACTCAGAATGGATGATTTATTctgtatatttttatcatacttATGAATACAAGACTTGGGTATGTGGTTATAATTCCATATGAGcatgtgtaaatatattttgtgtcaTTGTATGGTCATCGAATGTCTCAAACTGTTTAAATTCCTCAACATCCTTTGCTTTCACATATTCGGCCTTGGATTTTCCTGGTGAATTAAAACCTAGAAAAGCGTTTTTtcaaactttgtacttgtttggcttcataactattttgatctgagcgtcactgatgagtcttgtgtagacgaaaagcgcgtctggcgtattaaattttacacctggtacctttgacaacttTTGATTTATGCAATTATCAAGTTTGGCGTTCATCCTTGAATACTAAGATGACATTTGATAATAGACAGAGCACATGACACGTCATTTTCTGGATTTCTTCCAAGTAGGTATTTTATAGGATATGTTATCAGAAGTGTATTTGGCATTTTCAGCAATGGTTCTTGTAAATTCCTGAAATTTAAGTTACTAAAATTAATGTATGTGTTAACCAGTTTAAAAACCAATGGAGGAAACAGTTATAGAGACTATTTATAGCATATGTAAGAGTAGATGTCACCATACGTCACTTGAAAATTACATTTAGTACtcaatcgtcattttttttttttactaaaggCGAATTGTCGGAACAGAACTGTATTTACCACAGTGATTAGATCTTAAAATGcattaataatttattgtttagTCTTAATAAGTATAAATCAGGttaaaaaaattaccacatcGTTCCGGATAACAAATGCCAAATAGCATACAGAGAACACGTTCAGTCCAAATCAACACACGTATGACAGTTTTATTTAGTCCATCATTTcaacaaattgacaatgaatTCAACGGAGACGGTATGTTAAGAGTAAAAAACAAAGAAGACCAGTCTTAAGTTGAACAGGGAAATAGTCATATTGCAGGGTTTATCTAGTATTGTTAGTACAAAGATACTTccatttcatatcaaaatattatggAACAAGAATAGTATTGTTCTAGTTAAGAACAATCAAATCCATCCATTCAAACAGTTCAACCTTATAAAACTATCAACTGTTGTGAGCGTGAAATTGTGATCTATAGAAGAagacatattttcaacattgcATACACACCTAACATCAAAAACAATAAGGAAAAACTTAcctaattaatttaaaaacacaatGTGTGTATGCACATTTTAACCTGCGTTATATTCGCTGTGCATTTGAATGTAACAAACAGACATACGGTCGATCTGATACATTTAtaagtgaaaagtaaaatcacaaaaatactgagctcagaggaaaatcaatacggaaagtccataatcacatggcaaaatcaaataacaaaacgcataaaaaacgaatagacaagaactgttatattcctgtcttggtacaggcattttcaaatgtagaattGAATTAAACTATTCATTACTTCTTTTATTTAAATGGAAGGATTCTATCTtaaatgtattaataaaaatacatgCCCCAAAAAAGAAATGGGAAGAAAAAATACTCAGATTTTAGGTtcactttttttcttcttttatatttgagtcttaattttgcatattttacaCACATATCCTTTTAGTTCTATATCATTATTACGCCCTGTTTTCTCTGATTAAATTTTACGTACTTCCTTTGCATTAACTTGGAAAAGGTCATAGGACTTGAAGTATCAAGTGAAAATTTACACAAGAACTTAAATGACGCGGCacgaaatatttatgataacatgtaaatatttttttttcgctcCGAATAGTAAATAATGATATTTAggaatcttttttatttgtctaaCTATCAGGAAAGTCTTTCGGTTCGACTAATCTAACACGTtggaataattttaaatctttcataGATTAAAATGGCACAAAATTGATACAAGCCTACAGAAATGGGTTATATAaggtgatttttaaaaacaaaaaaccctATCGGAATGTTgaatcttcaatgctcttcaacttcgtactgcTAATGAAGGTGTCCTCCCTGTGTGTAttaccagcctagtagtcaccAATTTTGTGTCGACATCATAATCATTGAACAAGtcatcattaaaaataaaatattgacaatactttgattttgttaaaaaaactatGGATTTACTTCACCAGGTAGAGATGACCTAAAATTTATTatactatttttataaatggaTGTTTGATATATTGTTTACGAGGCGTTTTCTTATCATTAAGTCTTTGAATATAATTACTTAATATCGTTAGAATTTCTTCAACCTAATGGTAATGAAGGACCGCTTATATTACTCCTccatatttacaaaaacatatctcaaaatgaaaataaaatatttgaaatacaataagaACATTCATAACAAAGACataaacttaaaacatttatttaagagCTTATGAAACCAAAAATGACCTAAGTAAAGCACTACCAACCAAAGCATTATAGTTTTGCGTATAACGGGAGATAAATcgtgtttttgtaaataaaaaaaaataaaaaatctagaTTGGATACATCATGACTTTAGAGGgtaaaaaatagatttgtttttttctaggTTGACAATGATTATTGTGAGGGTTAAACATCTACTCGGACTATCCTACTCTAAACTATGTgttgttattttcatataaaactcAAGCTCAACTGCTTTATTCTTCACAATTTCAGTTGTCAATTAAAACTGTTAACGCAAGAAATGTTctaattaacattttttattaccacaaaaatgtttaagatatcgtgctttgaaaattaaaaaaggaaccAGCATGTACATTGTCATTGCCGTTATCAGCAATCAAGTTATCgacatattttacatttgttattaatGGAAAACGATATATTCCAGTACTCTTAACGGGGTCAAGtaagtttattttgtattatcaGTAAGCTTTGTGTTTTATCATAATGTACTTGTAAAATGTAGTAAACTGTTTTACACTGTATTTTACTAAAACATAACAGATATTGTATTCGCGCGGACAGAATAACCTTGGCACAAAATATCAGGTGAGCTAGCAATTACAGCCTTAACACTGAACATAATAGATTCATATAGCCAGTTTTTCTTTCGTTAAACCTacatcttaataaaaaaaaagtttaaaaaatgtagcAACTGGTAATTATGACCTTA
Proteins encoded:
- the LOC134707880 gene encoding uncharacterized protein LOC134707880; this encodes MNDVQRLALEICQNRTDLSDEKKERIRKMLLEPESIDNISLPSTSTSNSMYPVSPQRETKIGETQMSNLAEELEQCRLSRRFSKTRKIFGSDMCQNTGELKREKRWPSAAAILASRKSTPKLKRQLSTIVASKVSKENINGHVLISSANENDERHFSETVSQGRRCTVPTENGITHRFAQNGQTLSLPKHLPYAGVNVFSPLKYKKKYTLHDVYRDLTMMRRAVSSCLIPKTDEIYNLNGNTVEINNHVPLDDNLIKSEPKVETTASNGSGECQFHEKEENDHQQSNQKLSEDHSIKNVEKIHLLDKAHINHIHFDDNANVKNDHQCNEPDEQVLSENNSVTSNTSDRAVNEQISELSENGKESNFLDNMSDTIKHIDENTSLDDKLICNHIILKQSVNETVKVKSTAKTLHRENESKMNYSKTEDVDTPNDEESKNCEFYSDVKTSVCAHGIYNKSSENAKHATDQNEIAYENNSVTNTHNSCYLENQNDSNQGSLEHVAREDQMRKNCLKSNSTTNNNFTNESKHKSICSIKNDKMLNAKGELKSKTDSSSNMPLQYDRITEAKSSSRTLSMLYSYKLPYDNIYDEGQKVSEIDDKTGDFVHGRSLDSESKEINKETMSFGRENVNNYHMCSHSDLGRNGITNKYETMKILDKLSHYSSYRLDEDDKCIHVQEISNGKHICSDTMTTNEKDIKRCRKSPNRELKEDIASVKYKDIRKKNEKYLNVKTPNGTVGYIAYRTIIADQTNVNNVEQSIKKKKSVPLRMNSDQKMKQNGTIQHEYSFKRSNIKFNTDSSNNNGNQLQSKPKSLAKCRDELYSNCRCHKHRGQDQNDTGQLRTRKANSHSKSRDIRNKVLPKQLNNVRNIPNVKFSQASSDNKLCTINNTIIEGMYQTQQKNDSYNSFNTCFKTIINENTQCLTVSKNNRLGQHGNCTRDTFSDFRKNGEAKMSLQSEGVKFIDSGQDKDIRNVNVEESKDELQIPDVDDDSDSDEAGSDDEVFNAEKEVDEGDDKPKPRKSVMLSGNSRRTDFTLSSTLSNRTPLSEYEYTEREIANDVISTILDDVIDLVWQANVSRFKNHVCKANDIFGDETVGCIVLVDEEKQPPISFDCEIQKPSSFPNTVETYEILIGNIVKIQIQGDQAVREGYLKVAVPFNKSNMRFFHEPVLRIFNSKSNSWISIDSYENIYFDENDLDLSVLEANLSHEEESVYVVVARPAAEYITFNKNFQDYDSRIDSDVTVSSPFGSRIKTDTVSIKFTVLPISVDIIAETRDSPENDCQALVGASPVVIIEQSYRNPQPLFICLPCERPSLNAVKNRLSGAPCPQDSGIVTMSRLSKCAMHDFVETWSETESHLIRIGGCERIKCELMTYNDVTEDNKVSFCIHEQKTTCLIVETKKEATRPNIKSIALNILKIIKYQRVVISVIQNKNLIQDLTITCDLRSRYATRWRRRQEQDYDISSKNASLKEGDIISLNLRGNLTSIGKRFHIFRFHGAQGTRVNWNLQVVDSYSQRSLDFYYGFVQLLSLKTVPSSFEEVTTIDGHDWNVVLEIPVRLPKHQIGSIPLPVRTNLNVIEEGPVTLQFLSSIADGLAGHWMKVASSLQISNARLQSLRRQNRNSDKQLVKDLLFTWFKNMPHAKEKASMLINVLQNCGKHDIAETLRQENEKFNTEKTKIATVHSVGKTLSTVIKSPHIITKWKELATELGFSLEDINDFHNSGKTEGERCLNMLSRWIDTGKQSWLRMLARCVRRIGCKYVADHLLSTLVKQNQLTYKKDT